In Aspergillus luchuensis IFO 4308 DNA, chromosome 1, nearly complete sequence, the following are encoded in one genomic region:
- a CDS encoding NADH:ubiquinone oxidoreductase subunit NDUFA3 (COG:U;~EggNog:ENOG410PS2C;~InterPro:IPR039961;~TransMembrane:1 (o23-41i)): MSTPQFWSTPLRYLRWASHERPAIFYSLIIGSMGPVALVGLPPLRRALGDVDPETIPMSYPIPAGPRTFPKGYDDE, translated from the exons ATGTCGACGCCTCAGTTCTGGTCTACGCCTCTCCGCTACCTCCGCTGGGCTTCCCACGAACGTCCCGCCATCTTCTACTCCCTTATTATCGGCTCGATGGGCCCCGTTGCTCTCGTCGGCTTGCCCCCGCTTAGACGTGCCTTGGGTGACGTTGACCCCGAGACTATCCCTATGTCTTATCCTA TCCCCGCCGGTCCCCGCACATTCCCGAAGGGTTACGATGACGAGTAA